Proteins encoded within one genomic window of Companilactobacillus sp.:
- a CDS encoding glycosyltransferase, giving the protein MVPLLNEENTIFSYVNNLINELNSVHSTIRPNIVLIDDASSDRTLENLHIIRDATMGIRTNVYVLERKFPNAQQGKGASLNYGLDFISSLEHQYDQQHTIIGIIDADGFMSSKDMTNIIGTFENNPVGMVQSAVAMNRREYNWLSRMQDTEFLGANSFMQESRNRLGQAIASGNGQFLTMEMALNVRWGNSLLEDFEFTVRGLFQNYRAIFLPSAIVCNPGCDNLTDFDDCCNLERFYHDWRPWIGDFFNDPS; this is encoded by the coding sequence ATGGTGCCCTTACTCAACGAGGAAAACACCATTTTCTCATATGTTAACAACTTGATTAATGAACTAAATTCGGTGCATTCCACAATTCGGCCAAACATCGTTTTGATCGATGATGCCTCAAGTGACCGAACATTAGAGAACTTACACATCATCCGTGATGCCACTATGGGTATCCGGACTAACGTTTACGTATTGGAACGAAAATTTCCAAACGCACAACAAGGAAAAGGCGCTTCATTAAATTACGGTCTGGATTTTATTTCCAGCCTTGAACATCAATACGACCAACAACATACCATTATCGGAATTATCGATGCTGATGGTTTCATGTCATCAAAAGATATGACCAATATTATAGGTACATTTGAAAACAATCCGGTCGGCATGGTGCAAAGTGCCGTAGCCATGAATCGTCGTGAATATAACTGGCTATCAAGGATGCAGGATACCGAATTTTTAGGGGCCAACTCTTTCATGCAAGAAAGTCGCAATCGTCTTGGCCAGGCTATTGCCAGTGGAAATGGACAATTTCTCACCATGGAAATGGCTCTAAATGTCCGTTGGGGAAATTCGTTATTAGAGGACTTCGAATTCACTGTCAGAGGCCTGTTTCAAAACTATCGAGCAATCTTCTTACCTAGCGCAATCGTTTGCAATCCTGGTTGCGATAACCTTACTGATTTTGATGACTGTTGCAACTTGGAAAGGTTCTACCATGACTGGAGACCTTGGATTGGCGATTTTTTCAATGATCCTAGTTAG